TAAAAGAGCAGCTATCATCGTAATAATTTTTAATTTTAAATCCATTAAATCCCTTTTTAGTAAAAGTATCTTATAGATGCAAATCCGTATGCACCTGTTTTTTTTACTTCTTGAATCTCTTTTTGAGTTGTTATTCCTCCCAGTGCAAAGACATTTATATCTACACTCTCGACTACATTTTTTAAATCTTTCACACCTTTTGGTTCACCCTTGTTAGGTGTGCTAAAAATCGGACTGTATGTACTAGCATCTGCACCAAGTTCTTGAGCTTTTTTAACCTCATCCAAGGTATGAGTGCTTATTATAACTTCTAAGTTTTTTGACTTTGCATATTTAATTTTATCAAACTGTTCAGATGTCAGATGCACACCTGTCGCTTCAAGCTCATACGCCAAATCTACATCTTGATGTATAAAAGATTTCACATCCATAAACTGACGGCAAACCTCAACAAAATGATGAGCCTGAGTTTCATAGTGTGGATTGTGTTTATCTCTGTACAATACGTGAGTCGGCAGATACTTTTGTATTTGTTCATGCAAAATAGAGCGAAAAACTGCTGGAGTGTCAGTATAAAACTCTCGTGAAGTTATCATGTAAGAGTGCATTACTTTAACTCGCCCCAGTTACTTCCTATATTTACACTTACTTTTAATGGAACGTTTAACTCCATTATCTCTTCCATTATCTCTTTAAACCTGTTTGCTATCTCCTGCGCATGATACTCATCTACTTCAAATATCAATTCATCATGAATTTGAAGCAACATTTTAGCTTCTATATTGCCTTTTTCAATGATATTATGTATTTTATTCATTGAGAGTTTAATCAAATCACTCGCACTCCCTTGAAAAAGCGTGTTTACGCTCTCACGCTCATATGCAGCTTTAAACATAGGTTTTGCATTTTCAAAGTCAAAGTAACGTCTGCGACCAAGAAGCGTCTCAACATATCCGCGCTCTTTTGCACTATCCACGATTGATCGAAAATAACTCTTAACAGATGGAAAACTCTCAAAATATTTATCTATAATCTCTTTTGCTTCTTTTGTAGAAATATCTAACGTTTGAGAGAGTTTTTTCTGTCCCATACCATATAAAAGTCCAAAGTTTACGGTTTTGGCAATAGCCCTTTTTGAGTCGGCTTCATCTTCACCGAAAAGTGCCACGGCTGTTTGGCGGTGGATATCTTTATCGTTTCTAAATGCATCGAGTAAGATTGCATCTTGAGAATAATGTGCAAGAAGTCTAAGTTCTATCTGCGAGTAATCAATTCCTATAAGTTTTTTACCCTCTGAAGCTATGAATGCTTTTCTTACTTCAGCTCCGAGTTTGGTTCTCGTAGGTATATTTTGAAGATTCGGATTTTTTGAGCTTAATCTTCCGGTAGCAGTACCTGTTTGAACAAAAGATGTATGAATTCTGGAATCTTTATTTTCTTTACTTAGTTTTAAAAGAGGCTCTATATAAGTTGAAAATAGCTTATATACTTCACGATATTCCAAAAGCAATGGTATGATAGAGTGTGAATCTATAAGCGAGCTTAAAACCTGCTCGTTTGTTGAGTATCCCGTTTTTGTTTTTTTGCCAACAGGAAGCCCAAGGTGTTCAAATAAAACAACTCCCAGTTGCTGTGTTGAATTTATATTAAATTCGCTTCCTGCCAATTTATGAATTTTAGTAGTTAAATCATATAGAGTTGATTTGACTTTATGTAAAAATATATCTAAAAACTCAGAATCTACTTTTATACCCTCACTCTCCATTTTCATAAGTGTTTTGATAAAAGGAAACTCTATATTTTGCGCCTCATTTATCAGATGCTCGGCATTTTGAAATTTTAACTTTTCTAAAAACAGATTATAAAGTTTAAGCGTGATTAATGCATCTTCTGCTGCATATTCACAAGCAAGCCCTAACTCTACATTTGCAAAAGTCTCACCTTTTTTTACAGTATCTTTAAAAGAAACCATCTCATGTTTTAATAATGCAGACGAGAGTTTATCTAAAGCTAAAGCAGATTCGGGGTTTATTAACCAAGCTAAAATCATACTGTCATATATTTTTGCACCGTTTATATCTAAATCTTTTCCAATGAGTCTTGTAACAAAGTGCAGATCAAACTTTATATTGTGCCCGACTACCCTGCTTTTAAAGATTTTTCTTATTGCATCTTTAGCCGCATCTATATCTATCTGCTCGCCTACGCCAAGATAATAATGTGCAAAAGGTACATAATAAGCCTCGTTTTCATTTACGGCAAAAGAAAATCCGACCAACTTGTCTTTATCATAGTCAAGCCCTGTCGTTTCCGTATCAAAAGCTACAATGGTATTCTCATCAAAAGTATCAAGTATTTTATTTAGCTCATTTGTATCTGTAATAAGAGTAGTTTTAAATTCTAACTTATTATTATGAGTTTCGCTCTTATTGTTTGCTTTTTGTACAGCACTGTTATGTTGTTCTTCTGAAATTTGATTTTTTGCTTTTAAAACTCTGAGTATCGCATTTTGTTCATACTTTATAAGTTCATCGTATATATTTAAAAACGGATTCTCAATATCCATTTTATACTCTTCAAAATCAAAGTCCAATTCATCTAAAACATCATCTCTTAGAGTTACAAGTTCTTTTGACATATACGCATTGTCACGTGATTCTATAAGCTTCTTTTGGTTTGCACCTTTAATAGTAGCCAAGTTCTCATATATACTATCGAGGCTTCCATACTCTTTTAAAAGTTTCTCGGCTCCGACTTTACCGATTCCTTTTACCCCCGGTACGTTATCCGCACTATCTCCAAGTATCGATTGATAGTCTATAAACTGTTTTGGAGTAACACCGTATTTTTCAAAACAGCTATCTTCATCCATAACTTTTTTCTTTATAGCATCTACAACCACTACTTTACCGTCATCTATAAGTTGATAAAGGTCTTTATCGTGTGATACTACACGTACGTTATAACCTTTTTCTTTTGCATGTTTAACTACAGATGCAATCATATCATCCGCTTCAAACCCACTCATTCCAAGAGTTTTATAACCCATTTTGTCTATCCACTCTATTGCAACGGGCAGTTGCATAGACAACTCTTCAGGCGGTGCTTGACGGTTTGCTTTATAGTTTGGGTCTATCTCGTTTCTAAATGTATCGCCTTTAGAATCAACCGCAAAAACAATATAGTCGCTGTCATGGTCTTTTTGCAAATTAGATATAAAGTTTGTAAAACCCGTTAAAAGTCCGGTAGGAAAACCTTCTTTATTTGAGAGGTGTTGAGGAAGTGCGTAAAATGCACGAAAGAAAAATCCGAATGTATCTATAATCGTTACTGTTTTTGCCATCTACATAAGTTCCGATACTAAATCAATTGCCTGTTTAACTTCAGAAATATCAAAACCGCTATTTTCTGCTTTTTTAAGACCAAAATTTATAGCTTGTTCCGATAATGGTTTATTTATAGGGATAATGGTTTTAATAATATTTAAAATATTTGCAGATTCTTTTAGATCATCCGGAGCCGATGAAGGATTGTCGGCATACTTAATAATGTTTATAACTTCCTCGTCAAAATTCCAATGCTCAAATACCAAGGCGGTAACCTCTGCACTTGTCATACTTACGTACGATTTTTCAAGTTGTGCAAGATTATTTGAGCCTTCTACTTCGGACTTAAAGCTAATCGTCTCATCATTTTGAATAATCTCACTCGCAATTATAATTTTTCCAGTTTCTTGTAAAAATACGGGCAAAAATAATTTTTGTGCCTTTGAGCGGTCTATTTTAGAATACCAAGCCGATAAAAAAGCAGCCTGCAGGGATGATATTTCTGCAAACTTATCACTACTTATCCCATATGGTTCCAAATCAACGTTTAAAAGTTTTCTAACAGAGTTACCGATTGCTATGGAGCGTGTCATGCTCATTCCAAAAAGACTTACTGCCTGAGATGCATTTGTTATATCTTTTGAAAACCCATAGAGTGGCGATGAAGCAGCTTTTAATAGATTTGCAACAATCATAGGGTCACCCTCAATAGCCTTAGCCATATCTGCTACGGATGAATTTTCATCCTTATATACCCTATTAATCTCAACTATGGTTTTTGAGAGCGGGGGAAGTGATTTTATACTATCAATTATTGAATCTCTCATCTTAAATCTCCTTAATGACAATCTCTTAAAGTTTTTTGTGGATTTGTTATATAATCATATCCGTTATAAATAGTAAATACTCCATAAAACAATACGGCTATAGATGCTAAAGAAACTAGCATATTTCTAAAGTTCGTAGCTAAATTTAAACTGCTTAGAGTCCCAAGTCCAAACATAGCAGGAATTGTACTTAAACCAAACACGGCCATAACCAAAGCTCCGTATAAAGGGTCTGCCGTACTAGCTGCAGTTATGGCAAAGAAATATACAAAACCACATGGAAGAAGTCCGTTTAACATACCAAGCAGATAAAAGCTCATATTTGATTTTGAATTCATAATCTTAGTAAAACTATTCTTATAAAACTTTGTATCGCTAAATGATTTACCGCCGATGCTAAGAGATTTCATTTTTCCCATTAGTGAAAGACCTGCTACTATCATTGCAACACCCGCTATAATCAAAAGCACTCCGTTGGCAGTATTTGAAAAAACCACTACACCGCCTAAGTATCCAAAAACAGCACCTAATATACTATATGTGGATACACGCCCGAGTGAATATAAAAGATGCGCTATACTTTTTGACACTTTTGTAGATGCAGGGTCTATCTTTATATTTGAATATGCCATAACAATACCGCCGCACATTCCGATGCAGTGACCGAAGGAGCCTAAAAAAGCTATGGAGATTATTGTTAGTAAATTCACACTCTCCATTTTAGTCTTTTCCTTCTAGTTTTTTTCTTATTACAGGATTGTTCATAGTCTCACCGCGAAGCATCTTAAGCTGCATCTCATCAAAATCAATAAAGCCGTCTTTTTTAAATTCATATGCACCAAAACCGTAACCCATAGGAGTTTTATCGTCACGAGAAAAGTAAGCGACTCTGCCGTTTATATATTTTTTCGTATCTAAACTTTTAACCCATATTCTAGCATCTTTGGCAAAAGGTTTGTCTTTTAGCCATTTCGCCATTCCGCCGTGATCGTGAAAAAAGTAGGTATTTCCTTTTGGGGATACTACTTGTGAAACAAAGTTTAAATCATCTATAATCATTCCACAGTCACTGTCTTGGTAGTGTCCTTTTTTTATTTTTAAAGGAAGCTGTTTTGTATTTCCCTCTTTTACGACTACCATCTGATCTGATTTACCTAATGCCAAAAAAACACCTATTATTATAATTATTATGATAAATACTACTAAAATATTTTTCATCTTCTTTTTTTACCCTTACCCAAATCGTCACAAATCAAAAATTCAGCCAAATCATCTTTAAAATCATCATCTAAAGTATTCCAAATATCAATCTTTTTGGCATACCTTTTTAAATCTTCTTTTTTACTCTTTTTTATATCTCGAATTAAATAGTGATAGCGTACCATATTTTTTGTATACTCGCTAATAAAAAACCAATTTTTTATTATTTGATAAGATGTTTCTTCGTGGTCCGTAAAACTATATTCGTTAAATTTCAAGTCTTCTTCATCTTTAACAAATGCCGTAAAAGGTTTTCCGATATCATGCAAAACTGCAGCTGCTATAAACTTGTAATGACCTCTTTTTAGAACATAATAAAGCACACGCATCGTATGGATAAACACACCGTGCTGATGCCACTTGTTTTGAGTAAAAAATAATGATTTTAAAAACGGAACTGAAAAGAAAGAGTTGTATCTGTTATTCATAGTGGAAGTTTACATTAGTTCTACTATTATTAAGCTTATTGAATAAAGCTATTTTTAATACTTAGTTTTTGAAAAAGGATGGCAAACATCTATAGTTTCACTTAGATGCTGTTTTTGTACATGGGTGTAGATTTGTGTCGTTGTTAAAGAGGCATGACCTAGGAGTTCTTGGACTACTCTTAAATCTGCACCGCCCGTTATAAGAGATGTAGCATATGAATGACGAAGAACGTGCGGTGATACGTTTAGATATTTTTGAGTGATTTTAAAAGCAGAAATTCTGCTTAGTTTATCACCCTTATAGTTACACCATAAATAATCCTTCTCATATGGCATCTCGTTTAAATACTTATTTAATGCATCAAGAGCTACTTTTGCTATTGGGACTAAACGTTCCTTATCACCTTTTGCATGACGAACAAGTAACCACTCTCCATCAATGTCCTCTTTTTTTACAGATAAACACTCACTAATCCTAACTCCTGATGCATACAAAAAATATAATAGTGCTGCATCTCTAAGCCCTATCCATGTAGATGTGTCACATAGTTTTATTCCAGCCATTAACTGCTCATACGTTAAAAACTTCGGTAAAAGTTTAGGAATTTTTGCAGATTTCAGTTTTGTTTTTTCAAGAGAAAATTTATTGCTGTAGCAAAAGTCAAAGAATGCATTTACGGAGGAGAGTTTACGGTTAAGTGTTCTTTTATTTGTATATTTTGAGAGTAAATCCAGAAGTTTATTTGAGTCTATATTAATTAAAGGGGCTTCTATTTCAGCCTCTATGGATGATAAATCACCCATATAAGCTGAAATAGATTTTTTATTAAGTGCTCTTGTTACACTTATATATTCTAAAAAGGCTTCTAACTCTTTACTTAACTGAGATGTATTCATCTGCTATATAAAAGCTGTCTCCGTTTACATGGATATAGCCTTCCTCAACATCAACCTCATAAACATCATATGTCAACAAATCTTTTGAGAGTTCAATCAAATAACCCTCTTTTTCAAGTGCATAAATTTTATCTTCTTTTGCAATTAAACCTAAAAAGTGTGCAAAAGGAAACTTAACTTTTGAAATTACGTCAAGATTGGAGTTTAAAGATATAATCTCACCTTGTTTTGTTGTTATATATATTTTATTTTTATCGGTTATTACGTCTCTAATTTCGTATTTTACTCTTACCTCTTTTTGAGAAAACGAAAGTATTTTTGTACCGGTAACTGCTATAAGTTTATCATCAATCACATTGAAATAGATTATATTGTTAAAGTGCTCTTCACTCGATACAATAATGCTTCTGAGCTTTTTCTTTTGCGTAAGACTAACAATAACAACTTTTCCGTCAAGCGTTAAAAATAAAACCAAGTCATTCATAAAATAAGGTTTTACAACTTTTGAGTTTATAATTATAGGTGCATTGCCCTGCTCTTTAAGAAGAAGTTTTTTAGTAGATATAGAATAAATCGCCATCTCGTTATCCGCAAACAAAACAGCCAAGATATCATTTTTTACACTTGCCGTAGCTATAGACTTTTCAAGATTAAAACTTTCAGTCATATTTGCATCCGCAATATATTGTAAGCTTAAGTTTCCATCTAGAGATGCACTTATAATCCAACCGTCACTTTTTGAGATAAAATACTTATCTTCATCTATCTTGATATTGCTTATTTTAGAATCTATAAACACTCTTCTATCTTCTAAAAGTGCTCCATCCATATTTGTTTCAATAATATCTTGTTCGATTGAACCGTAGTTTTGCCAGTCCTCTTTAACTTGCTTTGGTTCATAAACCTCTTTTGTGCTACATCCGCTAAAAATCAATGTTATTAAAGCTATAAAAACAAAAAATATTTTACGCAATTGTTATTTTACCCCGTAGTGAAGTAATGCAGAAACTACTTTATTTAAACTTGAGTTTTGTGAAACTTTTTTTAATTCTTGATGTGCTTTTTCTATATCTTTTTTATTTAAAAGCAATATAGCGTTTTGCACAAGTGCCAAATCTTTATAGATGACATTTTGTTTCATAGAGTATGATGACAATGCAGCTGTATCGGCACTGCTTGAAGCTAACTCGTAAGTCGCCAAATCTGAGATTAAGGTTGTTTTTGATGAGCTTAATTTTTTAAGTGCCTGTGTATCTTTGTTGACCAAAGCTTGAGAATAACTCCATACGTCATAAAGCTCAGGACTTAAAGATTTTAACATCGTTTTTGAATTTGCATCGTTTGGATTTTCAACTAAAGCACTTAAAACTTCATTCGCTTCTTCTACGGTAGCAGATTTGTTTGCATCATATACAATATTTGCCCCGACTGCTATTATTATAAAAGCCACGCCGCCAATCATCAAGTTTTTATACTTTTTAACAAACTTTTCAGTTATTACTGCTTTTTCAAAAAACTTCTCTTCAGAATTCAATTCCTCTTTAACCATATTTATATTTTCTTTTAAACTCAAAAAAAATCCTTGTTATTTATAAATAGTGTGTAATACTACCCTATAATTTGTTAAATATTTATCAAATAAATAACTTTTTTTGGTTACAATAATACAAATTTACATAAATAGGACATTATATGGTAGTAGATGATACTCTTTTAAAAAAGCTTGAAAAACTATCTTATCTAAAGATAGATGAGAGTAAAAGAGATGAAATAAAAGAACAATTATCGGAAATTGTATCTTTTGTAGATAACTTAAGCGAGTTAGATACGGACGGTGTCGATGATAAATTTGCAATGGATGACAGAGCAACTTTTACCAGAGAAGACAAACCTTCATGTGATACTCATATAAATGACGATATATTAAAAAATGCACCTCAAAGTTCAGACCACTTTTTCGTGGTTCCAAAAATCATAGAATAAAATAACTATCCAAGGATAAATATGTCTGAAGAACAAGCACAACCGGAAACTAAAACTATTGATGTCAGAAAACTATTAAAAAGTACGCTTGCACTAGGTTCATCCGACTTACACCTTGTTGTAGGAAGTGAACCTCAAATACGTATAGATAAAGAGTTGAAACCTCTAAAATTGCCTAAGCTTACATCTAAAGAGCTTGACAATATGGCAAACTCTCTTATTAAAGAAAAGCAGAAAAAAGAGTTTGAAGAAAATAACGAACTCGATTTTTCGTTTGAGATAGAAAATGTAGGACGTTTCCGTGCAAACTATTACAAAACTATAGGCGGAACAGCTTGTGCCTTTCGTATGATTCCTATCGAAATACCTACTCTTGACGACTTTGATTCACCACCCGTATTTAAAGAATTGGTAAAAAGAGAAAAAGGTCTCATCTTGGTTACCGGTCCTACTGGAAGCGGTAAATCAACTACATTGGCTTCAATGTTAAATGAGATTAATATGACTGAACGTAAGCATATTATAACCGTCGAGGATCCGGTTGAGTTTGTTCACAAAAACAATAAGTCTCTTTTTTCCCAACGTGATGTCGGCAGTAGTACAAAATCTTTTGCCGCAGCTTTAAAATATGCACTTAGACAAGACCCGGATATTATCCTAATCGGTGAGATGCGTGATGCCGAAACAATCGGTGCTGCACTTACCGCAGCCGAAACAGGTCACTTGGTATTTGGTACGCTTCATACAAACTCTGCTGCGGGTACCGTTAACCGTATTATAGATGTATTTGATTCTGAACAACAAAGTCAAATACGTGCTCAACTTGCTTCATCCCTAGTAGCTGTAATTTCCCAGTCTTTAATACCTAGAGTCGGAGGAGGTAAAGTTGCGACACAGGAGATAATGATTACAAATCCTGCAATTTCAAACTTAATTCGTGAAGATAAAGTTCACCAACTTTATTCACAGATGCAACTAAACCAAGCAGAAACATCTATGAAAACCCAGACCCAAGAGATAATGGAGCTTCTACACAAGAAAATTATAACAAAAGAGAATGCTATCAAAAACTCTAACAGACCGGAAGAACTGTTAAAAATAATAGACAATCTGTAAATCTTCTTTAATGTTTTGGGATTTTTCCTAAAACTAAATTAACGATTAATCTCCATTTGATGTTTTTTTATGTTTTTTGATATTTTAGTTGTTAACTTTATTTAACACTTTTGTAACACTTTAAAAATATACTTACATAAATATTTTAAAGTTTAGGAAAGTATATGAAAAAGATAACTGCTATATCTGTTGTATGTGCTATCGCCATAAGTACATACGCATCAGACTTAGGAACGATAAAAGTAGAGTCGTCAACTATTGATGATAAATTTGAAACAAAAAAAAGTGAAATCTCAAGTACTACAACCGTTAGCGGTGAGAAAGTTGACAAATCACATATTTCAAATATTCAACAAATTCTTCAATCAATTCCCGGTATTACAACCGAATCATCGACGGGTGACAGTTTAAAAATACACTTAAGAGGTGTAGAAAATCAAATGTATATGGGTGAAAAACCGGGTGTTGCAGTTGTAATCGACGGTGTACCTGTGTTTGAGAGAACCGGTAAAGTAAATATAGACCTTGATAATATTGAGAGTATAAAAGTTATAAAGGGTGGTGCTTCATATCTTTTTGGTGATGATGCATTATCGGGTGCTGTTATTATTACAACTAAAAGAGGGGCAAAATACAACCATAACTACGGTGCAGTTGAAGTGGGAAGCTACGGTTATAAAAAAGCAGTTGCCAGAACCGGATATGCAAACGATGATTTAAGCTTTCACGTTCAAGCAAGCCAAAGATCGTCTGATGGTTATCATGAAGATTCAGATTATGAGACAAGTTATCTAAACGGTAAACTTCAGTATTATATTGATGATTCTTCAGATATTAATGTAGGACTTGAATACTCAAAAAGAGAAAAAGACTCTCACGGTACTGTCGGAGGAGAGACACAAGCTAAAATCAACCCTGAGTCTATTTACACGGGTGACCAAGATAGCCGTGACTATACAAGAAAATACGATGTTGAACTAATGAAAGCCTTTTTAACGTATTCAAAAGACTTTGATTATGGAGCAAACCTTTTAGTAAATACTTACATTTATACCGACACTACTGAGTTTATGTCTTCTCCTCAGACTAAAGATTCCAGCGGTAATAACGATGCTACTCTTACAGATGATAATTATGTATATGATAATCACTACGAGCAAGTTCAAAAAGGTGTAAAAAGTGAGTATAGAGATTCGTTTAAAAACTCTGCAGCACTTCTAGGAGTTGATTTACGTGCGAATGAATACGAAAATAAAACCACATACAGAGCGGCACAAGCTTTAGTAATTTATGGCGGACCAATGGCAGGTGTATATCCTGATTATTATCAGCCGGGTGATTTTAAAAGTAATGATAAAACAGATGAAAACGTATATGCATTATACGGTGAATATAAATATGCATTTACGGATTCTATCAGTGCTACAACGAACTTAAGATACGACAAAATTAAACTTGACTATACTGATTCTGCTGCAAACAGCTTAAAAAAAGACTTTTCAGTTTATTCTTATAGAATTGGAATGAATTATCAAATGAGTCAAAATTCTACACTGTTTTTAAACTATTCAACAGGCTTTCGTGCACCTACTATCAGCCAGCTTTTTGCAGGTGACGTAAGTACGTGGGGCTCGACACAAAATAATCCAAACTTAGACCCTGAAGAATCTTTTAACTATGAGATAGGTGTTAGAGCACTCATGAATAATATAAAATACGAAGCTTCCGTATTTCAAATAGACAGAAAAGATTTTATTATGAAAACATCCGGAAACTATGGCGATACGGATACAAACGATATGTGGGATAATGTCGGTGGAGCTAGACATAGAGGATTTGAATTATCTGCTGTTGGTAATATAATAGATTCGCTATCGTTTAATATGGCATATACATACTTAAGAGCTAAGTACACAAACTATAGAAATTTCGGTATTACAATGGGTTCAGATGTTTATTTTCCTGTTTTTACACCTGCTCCTGTAATGACATACGATGCTACAGGAAATACAATCCCAAGAACTTCAAAACATAATGTTAACCTTATTATGAACTATCAAGTTTTAAAAGATCTTACTTTAATGGCTGAAGTAAATGCAAAAAGCAAATATTATGCGGACGATCTAAACAAAATAGAAATAGCAGGTCACGGCATACTTAATTTAATGGCTACATATAATAAAAAACTCGGCATGTTTGATACAAGCTTCTTTGTTAGAGCTGACAACGTATTTGATAAACAATATTATACTTCGGCAAGATCTAGTTCTGATAGAAACGAAGACGGTGTATTTAATGCTGAAGATTTATCAATTACGGTTAATCCGGGAAGAGTCTTAACGGCAGGGCTTGCTGCTAAGTTTTAATTAGAGAGTTATTGAGATGGATATTGAACTTTTAAAAAATCTTGTCGATTACGGTGTAATTGGGCTTTTAGGTCTTATGAGTTTTATTGCTTTATGGTTTTGGGTTGAAAGAGTTTTATTTTATAAAACTTTGGATATCTCAAAATACAATACAAAAGAAGCTTTAGAGATTGATGTTACAAACAATATTAACATCATCTCCACCTTTGGTTCAAATGCACCGTATATAGGTTTACTTGGAACAGTGTTTGGAATTATCATTACATTTTATGTAATGGG
The genomic region above belongs to Sulfurimonas lithotrophica and contains:
- a CDS encoding TonB-dependent receptor, with product MKKITAISVVCAIAISTYASDLGTIKVESSTIDDKFETKKSEISSTTTVSGEKVDKSHISNIQQILQSIPGITTESSTGDSLKIHLRGVENQMYMGEKPGVAVVIDGVPVFERTGKVNIDLDNIESIKVIKGGASYLFGDDALSGAVIITTKRGAKYNHNYGAVEVGSYGYKKAVARTGYANDDLSFHVQASQRSSDGYHEDSDYETSYLNGKLQYYIDDSSDINVGLEYSKREKDSHGTVGGETQAKINPESIYTGDQDSRDYTRKYDVELMKAFLTYSKDFDYGANLLVNTYIYTDTTEFMSSPQTKDSSGNNDATLTDDNYVYDNHYEQVQKGVKSEYRDSFKNSAALLGVDLRANEYENKTTYRAAQALVIYGGPMAGVYPDYYQPGDFKSNDKTDENVYALYGEYKYAFTDSISATTNLRYDKIKLDYTDSAANSLKKDFSVYSYRIGMNYQMSQNSTLFLNYSTGFRAPTISQLFAGDVSTWGSTQNNPNLDPEESFNYEIGVRALMNNIKYEASVFQIDRKDFIMKTSGNYGDTDTNDMWDNVGGARHRGFELSAVGNIIDSLSFNMAYTYLRAKYTNYRNFGITMGSDVYFPVFTPAPVMTYDATGNTIPRTSKHNVNLIMNYQVLKDLTLMAEVNAKSKYYADDLNKIEIAGHGILNLMATYNKKLGMFDTSFFVRADNVFDKQYYTSARSSSDRNEDGVFNAEDLSITVNPGRVLTAGLAAKF
- the exbB gene encoding TonB-system energizer ExbB, which gives rise to MDIELLKNLVDYGVIGLLGLMSFIALWFWVERVLFYKTLDISKYNTKEALEIDVTNNINIISTFGSNAPYIGLLGTVFGIIITFYVMGQSGDLDAKMIMTSLALALKATAMGLLVAIPSIIFYNHLSRRIEVILAKWDIYQKEKLAN